A section of the Leptospira semungkisensis genome encodes:
- the def gene encoding peptide deformylase produces the protein MSVRKILKIGDPLLRKTSELVNPDELGTKEFKKLIRDMFDTMRHADGVGLAAPQIGILKKIVVVGSEPDDEAPASSKVPERILLNPEITPITESVDGNWEGCLSVPGMRGYVERPNKIRMKWMDEKGDAHDEVIEGYQAVVYQHECDHLNGVLYVDRLKSTKMFGFNDSMEFSGPILD, from the coding sequence ATGTCAGTGCGTAAAATTTTAAAAATCGGCGATCCTCTTCTCAGAAAAACGAGTGAACTCGTAAATCCGGATGAATTGGGCACCAAAGAGTTCAAAAAGCTAATCCGTGATATGTTTGATACAATGAGACATGCGGATGGCGTGGGATTGGCGGCTCCTCAGATCGGGATCTTGAAGAAGATCGTGGTAGTGGGCTCCGAACCGGATGACGAAGCGCCTGCAAGCTCCAAGGTTCCAGAAAGAATACTTCTCAATCCTGAAATCACTCCGATCACTGAATCCGTGGATGGGAATTGGGAAGGTTGTCTTTCCGTTCCTGGCATGAGAGGATACGTAGAAAGACCGAATAAGATCCGAATGAAATGGATGGATGAAAAGGGAGACGCTCACGATGAGGTCATCGAGGGGTATCAAGCAGTCGTCTATCAACATGAATGTGATCATTTAAACGGAGTACTATACGTAGACCGCTTGAAGAGCACCAAAATGTTCGGTTTCAATGATTCCATGGAATTCAGCGGTCCGATCCTGGACTAA